A genomic stretch from Psilocybe cubensis strain MGC-MH-2018 chromosome 1, whole genome shotgun sequence includes:
- a CDS encoding Serine/threonine-protein kinase CLA4 produces the protein MDYKPQSPYKRTKGAAATVPPLVRSGSANLLERSTFSGTTWKPKRLELDSESLTIINPSSNKRTRISLQDITELERTDLADHALELKTKIKRYNFSFTTDSELYDWQDDIYQRCPLGNYSAPFDFVHKSHIGSDSVAGTFTDANILPIYAEIIGGQPAVSKTSPSIVASPRSRPASASPLAAVPKGSSSPSHPVLDGLFAIKQTGLFAGWLWKERWLTLTPQALVIHRRSTKSSPASKSIPLPALTRIDIDVKRDNCLIVEFTTRPSSSTSSGSVPTDILAIVFKGNTNLYEWRDALYLRSALSSPIGNPTSFVHHVHVGFDPVTGAFTGLPAEWNCVNPGPSPSSEKKARRQSRRRSAPLVASN, from the exons ATGGACTACAAACCCCAATCGCCCTACAAACGAACCAAGGGCGCCGCTGCCACGGTTCCACCCCTTGTTCGCAGTGGTTCTGCCAATCTGTTGGAGCGTTCCACGTTCAGTGGCACTACTTGGAAGCCCAAGCGGCTTGAACTCGACAGCGAGTCGCTGACAATCATCAAT CCCTCGTCAAACAAGCGCACTCGCATCAGTCTGCAAGACATCACCGAGCTCGAGCGAACAGACCTGGCAGACCATGCACTCGAACTAAAGACAAAGATCAAGCGGTACAACTTCTCATTCACCACCGACTCGGAATTGTATGACTGGCAGGACGATATCTACCAGCGGTGTCCTCTAGGCAACTACAGCGCACCCTTCGATTTTGTGCACAAGTCGCATATAGGATCGGATTCGGTGGCGGGTACATTCACG GACGCGAACATTCTCCCCATCTATGCAGAGATCATTGGCGGACAGCCGGCTGTTTCCAAAACCTCTCCATCCATCGTCGCCTCGCCCCGCTCACGGCCTGCATCTGCTTCTCCACTCGCCGCTGTGCCAAAGGGCAGCTCATCGCCATCACACCCGGTCCTGGATGGACTTTTTGCGATCAAACAAACAGGCCTCTTCGCGGGTTGGCTGTGGAAAGAACGATGGCTGACACTCACGCCACAGGCTCTTGTCATTCATCGGCGAAGTACCAAG TCCTCGCCGGCATCGAAGAGTATTCCACTACCCGCTCTCACCCGaatcgacatcgacgtgAAACGGGACAATTGCCTCATTGTCGAGTTCACCACCCGCCCAAGCTCCTCCACATCCTCAGGGTCCGTGCCGACCGATATACTAGCGATTGTGTTTAAGGGCAATACGAATTTATACGAATGGCGCGACGCGCTGTACCTCCGCAGCGCGCTCTCCTCGCCGATCGGAAACCCGACCAGTTTCGTCCATCATGTGCACGTAGGGTTTGACCCTGTAACGGGTGCCTTTACC GGTCTTCCGGCTGAATGGAACTGCGTTAATCCAGGACCGTCGCCTTCCTCTGAGAAGAAGGCGCGCCGCCAGTCAAGGCGTAGATCTGCGCCCCTGGTGGCCTCtaattga